From Musa acuminata AAA Group cultivar baxijiao chromosome BXJ3-8, Cavendish_Baxijiao_AAA, whole genome shotgun sequence, one genomic window encodes:
- the LOC135645435 gene encoding calmodulin-like protein 3 has protein sequence MDPSELKRVFQMFDRNGDGRITKAELTDSLENLGILVPEAELASMIERIDANGDGCVDVEEFGTLYRTIMDERDEEEDMREAFNVFDRNGDGFITVEELRSVLASLGLKQGRTAEDCRKMINEVDVDGDGVVNFKEFKQMMKGGGFAAPS, from the coding sequence ATGGACCCGTCTGAGCTGAAACGGGTCTTCCAGATGTTCGACCGCAACGGCGACGGCCGCATCACCAAGGCGGAGCTCACCGACTCGTTGGAGAACCTGGGGATCCTCGTCCCCGAGGCGGAGCTGGCGTCCATGATCGAGAGGATCGACGCCAACGGCGACGGTTGCGTGGACGTGGAGGAGTTCGGCACGCtctaccgcaccatcatggacgaGCGGGACGAGGAGGAGGACATGCGCGAGGCCTTCAACGTGTTCGACCGCAACGGCGACGGGTTCATCACCGTGGAGGAGCTGCGCTCCGTGCTCGCCTCCCTCGGCCTCAAGCAAGGCCGCACCGCCGAGGACTGCCGGAAGATGATCAACGAGGTGGACGTGGACGGTGACGGCGTCGTCAACTTTAAGGAGTTCAAGCAGATGATGAAGGGTGGCGGGTTCGCAGCTCCCAGCTAA
- the LOC135645434 gene encoding uncharacterized protein LOC135645434, protein MDVPESDCGFVNESEPLFHCNQCDKELVRKIAQLLLPGLATACVDNTTGLFKSPASVAVVTRKEMVDYLKQRSQMYVTEAVGQGDDIANMVEEFSDEPTEIISGFVDDFASSKRNLFSRVSGWLSNESREEKIDDFVQEMETNVFWSIDRREAIAEILIRNVDLKRAFHCSKKFDSAQQLAEHETQCSFRILGCTNEGCKAKFSAIHAEKHDSECPFKVIPCEQKCSERIVRHDMDRHCITICPMKLVNCPFYQVGCHSAFPLCNLEKHCSECLRSHLLYVLQVLHKQEASVEELRRRVQLLEKSHTLSELSEALDVRSLTLVIKEQEAKMKKLEHDLSNIRDNQKLAKNVK, encoded by the exons ATGGATGTCCCAGAATCAGATTGTGGATTTGTAAACGAGAGTGAGCCGTTGTTTCATTGCAATCAATGTGACAAGGAGTTGGTGCGGAAGATAGCACAATTACTGCTTCCTGGATTGGCCACAGCTTGTGTTGACAATACCACTGGTCTGTTCAAGAGTCCAGCTTCTGTTGCTGTTGTTACGAGGAAGGAGATGGTGGACTATCTCAAGCAAAGAAGTCAAATGTATGTCACGGAAGCTGTAGGCCAAGGAGATGATATTGCGAATATGGTGGAAGAATTTTCTGATGAACCAACTGAAATCATATCCGGTTTTGTTGATGATTTTGCAAGTTCAAAACGGAACTTGTTCAGTCGTGTTTCGGGTTGGTTGTCCAACGAAAGCCGAGAAGAAAAGATTGATGATTTTGTGCAGGAAATGGAGACAAATGTGTTCTGGTCAATTGATCGGAGGGAAGCCATTGCAGAAATCCTGATCAGGAATGTGGACTTGAAGAGAGCATTCCACTGTTCAAAAAAGTTTGACTCTGCTCAACAGCTTGCTGAGCATGAAACCCAATGTAGCTTCAGGATATTAGGTTGCACAAACGAGGGATGCAAGGCTAAATTTTCTGCTATTCATGCAGAAAAGCATGACTCAGAATGCCCTTTTAAGGTCATTCCATGCGAGCAAAAGTGCTCAGAGAGAATAGTGAGGCATGACATGGACAGACATTGCATAACCATATGCCCCATGAAGCTTGTCAACTGCCCTTTCTACCAAGTTGGTTGTCATTCTGCTTTCCCACTGTGTAATCTTGAGAAGCACTGTTCAGAATGTCTACGGTCACACCTACTGTACGTTCTTCAAGTGCTTCACAAGCAGGAGGCTTCGGTGGAAGAGCTAAGACGGCGTGTGCAACTCTTGGAAAAG TCCCATACTCTGAGCGAATTGTCTGAAGCCTTGGATGTGAGATCGCTTACGCTGGTGATTAAGGAGCAAGAAGCAAAAATGAAGAAACTGGAACACGATCTCAGTAACATTAGAGATAATCAAAAGCTTGCAAAGAATGTAAAATGA
- the LOC135646189 gene encoding protein NLP2-like isoform X1, with the protein MDMGPGTDGFATADCGWSGSPIPCDPFALSELVNFDGYIESCSPATIVDQIFTMSFSIVQQTPGVWASPAQDIIAGDTSVAAGTYYSCGEKMASQKANLLLELPSHRPGMDIASRKIGCFDFDDISNQGNSTVPRPFGGVSLPDRMLRALSLLKESSCGGAILAQVWMPIRQGNHYVLSTSEQPFLCDQNLAGYREVSRHFTFSTKDAPGLFLELPGRVFISGRPEWTSNVIYYNRFEYLRVDYAVIHDVRGSLAVPIFDPDGCSCHAVLELVTTIEKPNFDTEMESVSKALQAVNLRSIKAQAHQQSFTKSQISIFSEIHDVSRVICHAHMLPLAITWIPIWCDDGAIYEAKFEKDDIGVMKPTSRRTILCIQKLACYVNDRQMKDFLHACAEHHLEKGQGVAGKALRSNYPFFSPDVRVYDIREYPLAHHARRFDLRAAVAFRLKSTYTGNDDYIVEFFLPINCRGIEEQQLLLSYLSSTMRRIHGSLRTVLDAEIGGSEIMRVGNHNEASLGSSSTAFSMKSSQLMDGNSETTAEMHFGVQNMESNEQSAGAHHEQLKSISMKHMEKKRSTAEKNISFSVLQRYFSGSLKDAANSIGVCPTTLKRACRQYGILRWPSRKIKKVNRSLQKIQKVIRSVQGVDGALKYDPSTRCLVASVSPPENPPLISSEPKGQDLMPASSSHDSETNHSIGKVEQDCFFHGRNLRGTMLKCETNKLGIPSNDCHRDFTSDGGLLPYANMQGALSWPSYSKDASDSSYNSKEAVCQGSKDGLSFMTNECQIMSRNFSFVALHQMAMEVECNDGIIEHSHPSSGMTDSSNGRALNHPSFEKSKALISQIGPLITVKATYNGDTVRFKFLLSMGSHHLFEEIERRFKLLAGTFQLEHMDNDEEWVLLVNDSDLQECINVPNNIGSKTVKLQVRDVPCNIGSSASSNCLRPMKP; encoded by the exons ATGGATATGGGTCCTGGTACGGATGGTTTCGCCACTGCGGATTGTGGATGGAGTGGGAGCCCGATTCCTTGTGATCCTTTTGCCCTCTCGGAGCTCGTCAATTTTGATGGTTATATTGAATCCTGCAGTCCTGCTACGATTGTGGACCAGATTTTTACTATGAGCTTTTCGATTGTTCAACAAACGCCTGGTGTGTGGGCTTCCCCCGCGCAAGATATCATTGCTGGAGACACTAGCGTTGCAGCTGGTACTTACTACAGCTGCGGGGAGAAGATGGCTTCACAAAAAGCTAATTTGCTGTTGGAGCTGCCGTCGCATCGCCCTGGGATGGATATTGCAAGTAGGAAGATTGGTTGCTTTGATTTTGATGACATATCGAATCAAGGGAACTCCACTGTTCCTAGACCTTTCGGAGGGGTATCTCTTCCAGACAGGATGCTTAGGGCACTGTCCTTGCTCAAGGAATCATCATGTGGTGGTGCAATTCTCGCCCAGGTCTGGATGCCCATTAGACAGGGCAACCATTATGTATTAAGCACCTCCGAACAGCCCTTTCTCTGCGACCAAAATCTTGCTGGATACCGTGAAGTTTCAAGGCATTTCACTTTTTCTACCAAGGATGCACCTGGTTTGTTTTTGGAGCTTCCTGGGCGTGTATTTATCAGTGGAAGACCAGAGTGGACCTCAAATGTCATCTATTACAATAGATTTGAGTACTTGAGAGTGGACTATGCAGTCATTCATGATGTCCGTGGATCGCTCGCGGTGCCTATTTTTGATCCTGATGGATGTTCCTGTCATGCAGTACTTGAGCTTGTTACAACGATTGAAAAACCAAACTTTGATACAGAGATGGAAAGTGTTTCCAAGGCTTTGCAG GCTGTGAACTTGAGGAGCATAAAAGCACAGGCTCATCAACAG AGCTTCACAAAGAGTCAGATATCTATATTTTCGGAGATACATGATGTTTCGAGAGTTATTTGCCATGCACACATGTTGCCACTTGCAATTACATGGATACCCATTTGGTGTGATGATGGTGCAATATACGAAGCCAAATTCGAGAAAGATGACATAGGGGTGATGAAGCCAACTTCAAGGAGGACTATCCTCTGCATCCAAAAGTTGGCTTGCTACGTTAATGATAGACAAATGAAGGATTTTCTTCATGCATGTGCTGAACATCACCTCGAGAAAGGACAAGGTGTTGCTGGGAAAGCACTCCGATCAAACTATCCATTCTTCTCCCCTGATGTAAGAGTATATGATATACGTGAATATCCACTTGCACACCATGCCCGTAGGTTTGACCTTCGTGCTGCAGTTGCATTTAGGCTGAAGAGCACATACACTGGAAATGATGATTACATCGTAGAGTTCTTTCTGCCAATCAATTGCAGAGGCATTGAAGAGCAACAGCTCTTGCTAAGTTACCTCTCAAGTACCAtgcgaagaattcatgggagcttGAGAACTGTCCTGGATGCTGAAATAGGTGGGTCGGAGATCATGAGAGTAGGCAATCATAACGAAGCATCCTTAGGTTCCTCATCAACTGCCTTCTCAATGAAATCCTCTCAATTGATGGACGGCAACAGTGAAACAACTGCTGAAATGCATTTTGGTGTTCAGAATATGGAGTCTAATGAACAAAGTGCAGGTGCTCATCATGAGCAG TTAAAGTCCATCTCAATGAAACATATGGAGAAAAAACGCAGCACAGCTGAGAAGAATATTAGCTTCAGTGTTCTTCAGCGTTATTTTTCTGGAAGTCTGAAGGATGCTGCAAACAGTATTGGTG TTTGTCCGACAACATTGAAAAGGGCATGCAGACAATATGGAATTTTGAGATGGCCATCCCGCAAAATAAAAAAGGTCAATCGCTCACTGCAAAAGATCCAGAAAGTGATAAGGTCTGTACAAGGAGTTGATGGAGCACTAAAATATGATCCTTCTACTAGGTGCCTTGTTGCATCCGTCTCCCCGCCAGAAAACCCACCATTGATATCCTCAGAGCCAAAAGGTCAAGATCTTATGCCTGCTTCTTCTTCACACGACAGCGAAACAAATCACTCCATTGGGAAGGTGGAGCAAGATTGTTTTTTCCATGGCAGAAACCTAAGGGGGACCATGTTAAAATGTGAAACAAATAAACTTGGTATCCCTTCGAATGACTGTCATAGAGACTTTACTTCTGATGGAGGTCTGTTACCATATGCTAACATGCAAGGTGCGTTGAGCTGGCCATCGTATTCAAAAGATGCTTCAGACAGTTCATATAATTCAAAAGAAGCAGTCTGTCAAGGTAGCAAAGATGGCTTAAGTTTCATGACCAATGAATGTCAGATTATGTCAAGAAACTTTAGTTTTGTAGCATTGCATCAAATGGCAATGGAAGTAGAGTGTAATGATGGAATCATAGAACACAGTCATCCTTCTTCCGGTATGACAGATTCATCTAACGGCCGTGCATTGAATCACCCTAGTTTTGAGAAAAGCAAGGCATTGATCTCCCAAATAGGCCCATTGATTACAGTGAAGGCTACATACAATGGTGACACTGTTCGATTCAAGTTCTTGCTGTCCATGGGTAGCCACCACCTGTTTGAGGAAATTGAAAGGAGATTCAAACTGCTGGCAGGAACATTCCAGCTCGAGCATATGGACAATGATGAAGAGTGGGTTCTGTTGGTGAATGACTCTGATCTGCAGGAGTGCATCAATGTACCAAATAATATTGGATCGAAGACGGTGAAGCTTCAAGTCCGAGATGTCCCTTGTAACATCGGCAGCTCGGCCAGTAGTAACTGCCTAAGGCCCATGAAGCCTTGA
- the LOC135646189 gene encoding protein NLP2-like isoform X2 — protein MDMGPGTDGFATADCGWSGSPIPCDPFALSELVNFDGYIESCSPATIVDQIFTMSFSIVQQTPGVWASPAQDIIAGDTSVAAGTYYSCGEKMASQKANLLLELPSHRPGMDIASRKIGCFDFDDISNQGNSTVPRPFGGVSLPDRMLRALSLLKESSCGGAILAQVWMPIRQGNHYVLSTSEQPFLCDQNLAGYREVSRHFTFSTKDAPGLFLELPGRVFISGRPEWTSNVIYYNRFEYLRVDYAVIHDVRGSLAVPIFDPDGCSCHAVLELVTTIEKPNFDTEMESVSKALQAVNLRSIKAQAHQQSFTKSQISIFSEIHDVSRVICHAHMLPLAITWIPIWCDDGAIYEAKFEKDDIGVMKPTSRRTILCIQKLACYVNDRQMKDFLHACAEHHLEKGQGVAGKALRSNYPFFSPDLKSISMKHMEKKRSTAEKNISFSVLQRYFSGSLKDAANSIGVCPTTLKRACRQYGILRWPSRKIKKVNRSLQKIQKVIRSVQGVDGALKYDPSTRCLVASVSPPENPPLISSEPKGQDLMPASSSHDSETNHSIGKVEQDCFFHGRNLRGTMLKCETNKLGIPSNDCHRDFTSDGGLLPYANMQGALSWPSYSKDASDSSYNSKEAVCQGSKDGLSFMTNECQIMSRNFSFVALHQMAMEVECNDGIIEHSHPSSGMTDSSNGRALNHPSFEKSKALISQIGPLITVKATYNGDTVRFKFLLSMGSHHLFEEIERRFKLLAGTFQLEHMDNDEEWVLLVNDSDLQECINVPNNIGSKTVKLQVRDVPCNIGSSASSNCLRPMKP, from the exons ATGGATATGGGTCCTGGTACGGATGGTTTCGCCACTGCGGATTGTGGATGGAGTGGGAGCCCGATTCCTTGTGATCCTTTTGCCCTCTCGGAGCTCGTCAATTTTGATGGTTATATTGAATCCTGCAGTCCTGCTACGATTGTGGACCAGATTTTTACTATGAGCTTTTCGATTGTTCAACAAACGCCTGGTGTGTGGGCTTCCCCCGCGCAAGATATCATTGCTGGAGACACTAGCGTTGCAGCTGGTACTTACTACAGCTGCGGGGAGAAGATGGCTTCACAAAAAGCTAATTTGCTGTTGGAGCTGCCGTCGCATCGCCCTGGGATGGATATTGCAAGTAGGAAGATTGGTTGCTTTGATTTTGATGACATATCGAATCAAGGGAACTCCACTGTTCCTAGACCTTTCGGAGGGGTATCTCTTCCAGACAGGATGCTTAGGGCACTGTCCTTGCTCAAGGAATCATCATGTGGTGGTGCAATTCTCGCCCAGGTCTGGATGCCCATTAGACAGGGCAACCATTATGTATTAAGCACCTCCGAACAGCCCTTTCTCTGCGACCAAAATCTTGCTGGATACCGTGAAGTTTCAAGGCATTTCACTTTTTCTACCAAGGATGCACCTGGTTTGTTTTTGGAGCTTCCTGGGCGTGTATTTATCAGTGGAAGACCAGAGTGGACCTCAAATGTCATCTATTACAATAGATTTGAGTACTTGAGAGTGGACTATGCAGTCATTCATGATGTCCGTGGATCGCTCGCGGTGCCTATTTTTGATCCTGATGGATGTTCCTGTCATGCAGTACTTGAGCTTGTTACAACGATTGAAAAACCAAACTTTGATACAGAGATGGAAAGTGTTTCCAAGGCTTTGCAG GCTGTGAACTTGAGGAGCATAAAAGCACAGGCTCATCAACAG AGCTTCACAAAGAGTCAGATATCTATATTTTCGGAGATACATGATGTTTCGAGAGTTATTTGCCATGCACACATGTTGCCACTTGCAATTACATGGATACCCATTTGGTGTGATGATGGTGCAATATACGAAGCCAAATTCGAGAAAGATGACATAGGGGTGATGAAGCCAACTTCAAGGAGGACTATCCTCTGCATCCAAAAGTTGGCTTGCTACGTTAATGATAGACAAATGAAGGATTTTCTTCATGCATGTGCTGAACATCACCTCGAGAAAGGACAAGGTGTTGCTGGGAAAGCACTCCGATCAAACTATCCATTCTTCTCCCCTGAT TTAAAGTCCATCTCAATGAAACATATGGAGAAAAAACGCAGCACAGCTGAGAAGAATATTAGCTTCAGTGTTCTTCAGCGTTATTTTTCTGGAAGTCTGAAGGATGCTGCAAACAGTATTGGTG TTTGTCCGACAACATTGAAAAGGGCATGCAGACAATATGGAATTTTGAGATGGCCATCCCGCAAAATAAAAAAGGTCAATCGCTCACTGCAAAAGATCCAGAAAGTGATAAGGTCTGTACAAGGAGTTGATGGAGCACTAAAATATGATCCTTCTACTAGGTGCCTTGTTGCATCCGTCTCCCCGCCAGAAAACCCACCATTGATATCCTCAGAGCCAAAAGGTCAAGATCTTATGCCTGCTTCTTCTTCACACGACAGCGAAACAAATCACTCCATTGGGAAGGTGGAGCAAGATTGTTTTTTCCATGGCAGAAACCTAAGGGGGACCATGTTAAAATGTGAAACAAATAAACTTGGTATCCCTTCGAATGACTGTCATAGAGACTTTACTTCTGATGGAGGTCTGTTACCATATGCTAACATGCAAGGTGCGTTGAGCTGGCCATCGTATTCAAAAGATGCTTCAGACAGTTCATATAATTCAAAAGAAGCAGTCTGTCAAGGTAGCAAAGATGGCTTAAGTTTCATGACCAATGAATGTCAGATTATGTCAAGAAACTTTAGTTTTGTAGCATTGCATCAAATGGCAATGGAAGTAGAGTGTAATGATGGAATCATAGAACACAGTCATCCTTCTTCCGGTATGACAGATTCATCTAACGGCCGTGCATTGAATCACCCTAGTTTTGAGAAAAGCAAGGCATTGATCTCCCAAATAGGCCCATTGATTACAGTGAAGGCTACATACAATGGTGACACTGTTCGATTCAAGTTCTTGCTGTCCATGGGTAGCCACCACCTGTTTGAGGAAATTGAAAGGAGATTCAAACTGCTGGCAGGAACATTCCAGCTCGAGCATATGGACAATGATGAAGAGTGGGTTCTGTTGGTGAATGACTCTGATCTGCAGGAGTGCATCAATGTACCAAATAATATTGGATCGAAGACGGTGAAGCTTCAAGTCCGAGATGTCCCTTGTAACATCGGCAGCTCGGCCAGTAGTAACTGCCTAAGGCCCATGAAGCCTTGA
- the LOC135644826 gene encoding uncharacterized protein LOC135644826: protein MFLHSLLMQRQKHPQKRKSWCGRVMEVIILWKSVVKPTAAKSEGITANSNKSRLRKCTSLKAASSLTRVCLCAPISSYNEVLQAEVLPRRSYSYSRSKPFAAPPERSVTSMRTSGEGRRVFRGKSLTDDMMMRRFVVEEEAMMQLKRRNQMEFIRKRSTMRRRQIGPSPLSRMVMAGE, encoded by the exons ATGTTTCTCCACTCACTATTGATGCAAAGGCAGAAGCACCCACAAAAAAG GAAATCATGGTGTGGCAGAGTGATGGAGGTCATAATTCTATGGAAATCCGTAGTAAAACCTACAGCAGCAAAGTCTGAAGGGATTACAGCCAACTCCAACAAATCAAGGCTCAGAAAATGCACCTCTCTGAAGGCGGCTTCTTCGCTCACTCGAGTCTGTCTTTGTGCTCCAATCTCTTCCTACAATGAGGTGTTGCAAGCTGAAGTCTTGCCGCGAAGAAGCTACAGCTATTCTAGATCAAAGCCTTTCGCGGCACCACCAGAGAGGAGTGTCACAAGCATGAGAACATCCGGTGAAGGCCGGAGAGTGTTCAGGGGGAAGTCATTGACAGATGACATGATGATGAGAAGGTTTGTGGTGGAAGAGGAAGCCATGATGCAGCTGAAGAGGAGGAACCAAATGGAGTTCATCAGGAAGAGGAGTACCATGAGGAGGAGACAGATTGGACCCAGTCCTCTCAGTAGGATGGTAATGGCTGGAGAATAA
- the LOC135586248 gene encoding F-box/LRR-repeat protein 12-like: protein MDGQFERVNLYLPDDCLLMIFQKLQNRADRNAFGLTCHRWLQIQNIAQRSLALQFSYDPNIYRNYVIYLPRLLTRFPHLSSISLAGCTELPDSALLRLRDFGSNIRYLSLYCCFGISEHGLAHVSTGCPHLVSITLYRCNITDIGLRILAKHCKVLENIDLSYCMQISDRGINALSSECTKLHCLVISYCKAVRGIGFAGCSSTLTYLEADSCMLTPEGLSEAVSGGGLEYLNISNPRICVGADGLAMIGAGSATKLRYLNLRMCRFVSDDSVIAIAQGCPLLEEWSLSVCHECCICMVVIVSVTRDWRHSRC, encoded by the exons ATGGATGGTCAATTTGAGAGGGTTAATTTGTACCTGCCCGATGATTGTCTGTTAATGATCTTTCAGAAGCTGCAGAACAGAGCAGACCGTAATGCATTTGGCTTGACATGTCATCGTTGGCTCCAGATTCAAAACATTGCTCAGCGATCATTGGCTCTTCAGTTctcatatgacccaaatataTACAGGAACTATGTTATTTATCTTCCAAGGCTTTTGACTCGTTTTCCACATCTCAGCTCAATATCTCTAGCAGGGTGCACAGAGCTGCCTGATTCAGCCTTACTAAGGTTACGAGATTTTGGGTCAAACATTAGGTACCTGTCATTATATTGTTGTTTTGGCATCTCTGAACATGGTCTTGCTCATGTCTCTACAGGATGCCCCCATTTGGTATCTATTACTCTTTACCGTTGTAATATTACAGATATTGGGTTGAGAATACTTGCCAAACATTGCAAagttttggagaatatagatctaTCTTATTGCATGCAAATCTCTGATCGAGGGATCAATGCACTCTCAAGTGAATGCACTAAACTCCATTGTCTGGTGATATCATACTGCAAGGCTGTAAGAGGCATTGGTTTTGCAGGATGTTCATCAACTTTAACTTATTTAGAAGCTGACTCATGTATGCTTACACCAGAGGGATTGTCAGAAGCTGTTAGTGGTGGTGGGCTTGAGTACCTGAACATCTCTAATCCACGAATTTGTGTAGGTGCCGATGGCTTGGCTATGATTGGTGCTGGATCTGCCACAAAGCTTCGGTACTTAAATCTACGGATGTGTCGGTTCGTTAGTGATGACTCAGTGATAGCCATAGCACAAGGATGCCCATTGCTTGAGGAATGGAGTCTTTCTGTTTGCCATGAG TGTTGTATATGCATGGTTGTCATCGTGTCAGTTACACGGGATTGGAGACATTCAAGATGCTGA
- the LOC135644656 gene encoding (+)-neomenthol dehydrogenase-like, with the protein MDMDLKGSAICPSTTRWWSKETVAVVTGANKGIGFALVKRLAELGLTVVLTSRDVGKGKAAVESLDGQGIHVAFCHLDVAVPSSIVTFAAWLERRFGGLDILINNAAVSFNEIDTNSVEHAETVIRTNFYGSKMLIESLLPLFRRSIATSSRILNISSQLGLLNKVRNPALKELLQDEDILTVAAVERMVSQFLHHVKMGTWREEGWPTVWTDYSVSKLALNAYSRLLAKQQEGRGLSVNCFCPGFTRTSMTRGRGSRSPEEAAEVGAKLALLPPHQLPTGKFFKWCTPSLYSKL; encoded by the exons ATGGATATGGACCTCAAGGGCTCCGCGATCTGTCCCTCTACCACCAG GTGGTGGTCGAAGGAGACGGTGGCCGTCGTCACCGGCGCCAACAAGGGCATCGGATTCGCGCTCGTCAAGAGGTTAGCGGAGCTGGGGCTCACGGTGGTGCTCACTTCGAGGGACGTCGGCAAGGGGAAGGCGGCGGTGGAGTCCCTCGACGGCCAGGGAATTCATGTGGCGTTCTGCCACTTGGATGTGGCGGTGCCCTCGTCGATCGTCACCTTCGCGGCCTGGCTGGAGCGGAGATTTGGAGGACTGGACATTCTT ATTAACAACGCTGCCGTCTCATTTAATGAGATCGACACCAACTCCGTGGAGCACGCAGAAACTGTCATCCGTACCAACTTCTACGGCTCCAAGATGCTGATAGAGTCACTGCTGCCCCTGTTCCGGAGATCCATCGCCACCAGCAGCCGCATACTGAACATTAGTTCTCAGCTCGGCCTTCTAAAT AAGGTGAGGAACCCAGCTCTGAAGGAACTGCTTCAGGACGAGGATATTCTAACAGTCGCGGCGGTGGAACGCATGGTGTCGCAGTTCCTCCACCACGTAAAGATGGGGACATGGCGAGAAGAAGGGTGGCCAACGGTGTGGACGGACTACTCCGTCTCCAAGCTCGCCCTCAATGCGTACTCCAGGCTACTGGCGAAGCAGCAGGAAGGGCGGGGGCTGAGCGTGAACTGCTTCTGCCCGGGCTTCACCAGGACTTCCATGACTCGGGGGAGAGGCAGCCGGTCACCGGAGGAGGCCGCCGAGGTTGGCGCCAAGCTCGCCTTGCTCCCTCCCCACCAACTACCCACCgggaagttcttcaagtggtgcaCCCCGTCCTTGTACTCGAAGCTGTAG